The nucleotide sequence GTTCTTTTTGGAGTAGCGGTACTGAATGGATTGGTAATGATTAGCGGTCTAAATGAACTGAAAGAAGAAGGTGTGTCTAACTTAAAAGACCGTATCGTGGAAGGAACAAAACGAAGAATACGCCCAATTATGTTAACGGCCTTGACCGATATTTTGGGTTTTCTGCCTATGGCCATTTCAGCATCAGCAGGTGCGGAAGTACAAAGACCATTGGCTACTGTAGTTATTGGCGGATTGATAACTTCAACTCTCTTGACACTCTTTATTCTTCCAATATTTTATCAATGGGTTGAAAAACGTTCGGAACGAAAAGTAAAACTCAATCCAAAATTCGGTCTGGCCACTCTGGTAATTTGTTTATTATTCACATCGAATCTTGTTAAAGCACAACAGGATGAACAAAATGTTTCCTTGCCAATTATTTCATTGGAAGAATCAGTAGAAATTTCTAAGAAAAATTACCCGCTCCTAAAATCGAAACAAATGGAAATCCAAAAACAAACTGCTCTCAAGGGCACAGCTTACGATTTTGGTTACACCCAAGTATTTACGGGTGGCGAGGAAATTTCGGATGGTCAGGGTATTTATACTATCGTTGGTTTAGGGCAACAGAATATGGATTTATTCGGTATTGGTGCTAAAAAGCGTCTGCAAAAGCAACGTATCGCATTGGCTGAAACAGCATTTACCTTTTCCGAACGTCAAGTAGAGCAGGAAGTTAAGAAGGCTTGGTCGCAAGCCTATCAGCAACGGCAAAAATTTGAATTGTACCGAGAACTGGATTCTATCTATTCACAATTTGAAAAAGCCATTGAACTCAAATATGAGGTAGAAGCCATTTCCCGATTGGAATATTCGTCTGCTACCAATCAAGCCTTGCAAATCAGTAACCTATTGCAACAAGCAGAAAGCGATTACGCCATTGCCCTTCAAAGACTCAATCTTTGGCTGGTTTCAGACATTTTCTATACTGTTCCTAAATCGATTAATGAAAGTGAAGTTGCTATATTGGGCATACCCACATCAGTAGAAAATCATCCCGAACTGAAACTTTGGCAAAAGCGCGTTGATGAGGCTGAAGCTAATTATAAAGCAGCTCGTGCTGATTTGCTTCCTAAGTTCAATCTCCAAGGCGGGCTTCAAAGAGTAAACGGTAATACCGGTTTTTATAGTTATCAGGTAGGTATTTCCATGCCGTTATTTTCCGGTGCAGAGCGCAGCCAGGCAAAAGCTGCCCAAATCGATAGTGAAATCGCACAGACAAATGCTAATTATACACAACTCCAATTGCAATCCGAATATCAGCAGGCCCTACGATCTTATCAAAAATGGAAAGTATCCTGGCAATTTTATAGGGATAAAGTGTTGCCGCTCGCCAAAGAGCAACGTAAGGGTGCGCTCCTTGCTTACAAGGAAGGCGCGGTGGACTATGTAGCATTTACACAAATAATAAGGGATGCCATAAATACCGAAATGGATGCACTGGATGCGCTCAACAATTATCTAAAATCAGTTTTCGAACTACAATATTTCAAACAATAATGAAAAATCTATCTAAATACACAGTCATCGGCTTACTGGCTATGCTCTTAGGGTTGACCTCATGTAGAGACTCTTTATTAAAGTCAGTAGAAAACAATGAGGGAAATCCTGAAACGGAAAAATCTCACACCGAAGGCGAAGCTGAAGAGGTGGTGCTTACTGCCAAACAGTTCGATGCATTACAAATGAAGGTCGACACCTTACAAAAAAGAAATATGAGCGGATATGTAGAGGCCAATGGTCAGTTAGAAGTCCCACCGCAGAACGAGGCAACAATTACAACAGTAGTAGGTGCAAATGTAGTTTCCATCGAGGTTATCGAGGGTGATAAAGTCAATAAAGGGCAAACGGTCGCTTACCTCTCACATCCCAACATCATCGAGAAACAGACGGATTACCTAAATGCCTTCAGTAATAGTCAATTTCTAAAGAAAGAATTTGAACGACAAAAAACCCTCTATGATGCAGGCATAGGAAGTGGCGCAAATTTTCAAAAGGCAGAAGCCGAATATGAAGCATCCCGAAGTTTGGTGAAAGGTCTTGAAGCCCAACTTCAACAACTAAACGTTAGTGCATCGGGCGTAAGAAATGGAACGATATACCAGCGTGTTGCACTGCAAAGTCCCATTGAAGGATTTGTTCAAAAGGTTGAGGTCAAAACAGGGCAGTTTGTAGAACCACAGACCGACCTAATGGATATCGTGGATACCCATCACGTTCACGCAGATCTTATGGTTTTTGAAAAAGATGTCTTTATGGTCAAGGTAGGGCAAAAAGTCGTTTTTAATGTTCAATCCATTCCAGGGAAGGAACTTACCGCTGAAATCTATTCCGTTGGAAAGACTTTTGAGCAGAACCCAAAAGCGATACATGTTCACGCAGAAATTGAGAATAAGGAAGGCAACTTGATACCCGGAATGTACATTCAGGGACGCATCCAAACGGAAAACAATAAGAAATTGGCTATACCCGAAAGTGCCATAGCCGCTGACGGCAACCGATTTTTTGTGTTTTCGGCTAAAAAGGAAGGAAATGATTGGGCTTTTACACCTAACGAAGTAATAAAGGGGGCTCAAGATGGGGAATGGGTTCCCATTGATTTTCTAACGGAACAAAGAAAGAATGCCAAATATGCCTTGA is from Constantimarinum furrinae and encodes:
- a CDS encoding efflux RND transporter periplasmic adaptor subunit, with translation MKNLSKYTVIGLLAMLLGLTSCRDSLLKSVENNEGNPETEKSHTEGEAEEVVLTAKQFDALQMKVDTLQKRNMSGYVEANGQLEVPPQNEATITTVVGANVVSIEVIEGDKVNKGQTVAYLSHPNIIEKQTDYLNAFSNSQFLKKEFERQKTLYDAGIGSGANFQKAEAEYEASRSLVKGLEAQLQQLNVSASGVRNGTIYQRVALQSPIEGFVQKVEVKTGQFVEPQTDLMDIVDTHHVHADLMVFEKDVFMVKVGQKVVFNVQSIPGKELTAEIYSVGKTFEQNPKAIHVHAEIENKEGNLIPGMYIQGRIQTENNKKLAIPESAIAADGNRFFVFSAKKEGNDWAFTPNEVIKGAQDGEWVPIDFLTEQRKNAKYALNNAYYLMAEMKKGEAEHSH